AGGTTACGTCTTGGCCTTGCTCATTAAAGGCTTTTATACAGTGCTGGCGATCAGTGGCGTTATTGGTGTGATTCTTGTACTTGCTACTCGTGCCGATGCCTTTGAAGTAGCAGATAGGCAACCAAAATATGTGTGGGCGGCGTTGTTGCTTGCTTCGGCATTCGCATTGATGCTGCAAATACGCTTTTTAAGCTGGGCGGGTATTGTCATCATTGGTTTGTATTGGTTTGATGTGCGACCACAGATTAATAACATCCTTAATGGGAAATTTGGTTGGTAGATGATCCGATCTTTTCTTG
This DNA window, taken from Corynebacterium kutscheri, encodes the following:
- a CDS encoding DUF2516 family protein, yielding MVAFVGYVLALLIKGFYTVLAISGVIGVILVLATRADAFEVADRQPKYVWAALLLASAFALMLQIRFLSWAGIVIIGLYWFDVRPQINNILNGKFGW